One stretch of Dokdonia sp. Hel_I_53 DNA includes these proteins:
- a CDS encoding substrate-binding domain-containing protein, which produces MTKIRIGGVPEHFNLPWHLAIEDGMFASQGIELEWIDFPEGTGAMNKALRDKEIDLAVILTGGIIKDIAAGNPSKILQLFVSSPLQWGVHVAANSKFKSIEELENATCAISRYGSGSHVMAYVQAEQRGWNTDNLDFEVVNTLENAITTLTNGSADYFMWEHFTTKPIVDKGIFRRLGDFPTPWSCFVIAGREDFIDENSYAVQIVLDTINTVTGDFKNIPSIDRTLANRYEQQLDDIQKWLSLTSWSQEQISIEEIKRVQSRIYKLKMIESIKEPSSYIHDI; this is translated from the coding sequence ATGACGAAGATTAGAATAGGTGGTGTTCCAGAACACTTTAACTTACCATGGCACCTAGCAATAGAAGATGGAATGTTTGCCTCTCAAGGCATCGAATTAGAATGGATTGATTTTCCTGAAGGTACAGGTGCGATGAATAAGGCACTTAGAGATAAAGAAATAGATCTCGCAGTAATACTTACTGGTGGTATCATAAAAGATATCGCTGCCGGAAATCCTTCAAAAATTTTACAACTTTTTGTCTCTTCCCCGTTGCAATGGGGTGTACATGTGGCGGCAAATAGCAAGTTTAAATCTATTGAAGAGTTAGAAAATGCAACCTGCGCCATAAGCCGTTATGGATCTGGATCACATGTCATGGCCTATGTACAAGCCGAACAACGCGGTTGGAATACAGATAATCTAGACTTTGAAGTTGTAAACACTCTTGAAAATGCCATCACTACGCTTACTAATGGTAGTGCAGACTATTTTATGTGGGAACATTTTACAACAAAACCTATTGTTGACAAAGGTATTTTTAGGCGTTTAGGGGATTTTCCTACGCCATGGAGCTGCTTTGTTATAGCTGGAAGAGAAGATTTTATAGATGAAAATTCATATGCTGTACAGATAGTTCTTGACACTATAAATACAGTGACTGGAGATTTTAAAAATATCCCTTCTATAGATCGTACGCTTGCAAATAGGTACGAACAACAGCTAGATGATATACAAAAATGGCTCTCGCTCACCTCATGGTCTCAAGAACAAATTTCTATAGAAGAAATAAAAAGAGTACAATCTAGAATTTATAAGCTAAAGATGATTGAGTCCATCAAAGAGCCATCAAGTTACATTCACGACATTTAA
- the ung gene encoding uracil-DNA glycosylase, which produces MDVTIAASWKRELAEEFEKPYFKDLIEFVKEEYRSHTCFPPGKAIFSAFDHCPFDKVKVVIIGQDPYHGEGQANGLCFSVQDGISHPPSLTNIFKELHTDTGIAIPISGNLERWADQGILMLNATLTVRAHEAGSHQKKGWEQFTDAVITALSEKRENIIFLLWGGFAKKKGKKIDTTKHHILTSGHPSPLSANRGYWFGNKHFSKTNELLSQEGKEEIVW; this is translated from the coding sequence ATGGATGTAACTATAGCGGCAAGCTGGAAGCGTGAACTCGCCGAAGAATTTGAAAAACCTTACTTTAAAGACCTCATAGAGTTTGTAAAAGAAGAATACAGGAGCCACACTTGCTTTCCACCAGGGAAAGCCATTTTTTCAGCCTTTGATCACTGTCCGTTTGATAAAGTAAAAGTGGTGATCATAGGTCAAGACCCTTATCATGGAGAGGGACAAGCTAACGGACTTTGCTTTTCTGTACAAGATGGTATATCACATCCACCTTCCTTAACTAATATTTTCAAAGAGCTGCATACAGATACAGGGATTGCCATACCCATTTCTGGTAATTTAGAACGTTGGGCAGATCAAGGCATTTTAATGTTAAATGCCACGCTTACGGTAAGAGCCCACGAAGCGGGCTCACATCAAAAGAAAGGGTGGGAGCAATTTACAGATGCGGTAATTACTGCATTATCTGAAAAACGAGAAAACATAATTTTTCTCTTATGGGGAGGATTTGCTAAAAAGAAAGGTAAAAAAATCGACACTACTAAACATCATATATTGACATCTGGTCATCCATCACCGTTAAGTGCAAATAGAGGATATTGGTTCGGTAATAAGCATTTTAGTAAGACTAATGAATTATTGAGTCAAGAGGGAAAAGAGGAGATAGTATGGTAA
- a CDS encoding endonuclease MutS2 encodes MIHITQKTLEDLEFDTVCSHLSERCTTEKGKAKALAIKPYPSPKDVLFGLHQTNEYLSSRTAETPIPNHGFDTIDQEIKYLDIEDYTLEKGSFKKLASISETVNIQLKYFKKFEEQFPTLQETVSQTPYTKEIIEAVHRVIDKYGEVRDDASPTLQTVRRAINQTKGRINSSFASALGQYASYGYLDDIRESIVDNVRVLAVTAMHRRKVKGSIMGSSKTGSITYIQPEATLQAQRELNNLIFEEDEEVKRILKELTARMRPHIELFKEYQELLSDIDVIAAKMKYAEAMDALLPKITTDRELTLKDAYHPLLYLSNKAKKEKTYPQDIHLDQESRIIVISGPNAGGKSITLKTVGLLQVMLQSGMLIPVHEYSRVCLFNKVLTDIGDNQSIENHLSTYSYRLKNMNYFLKKCDRNSLILIDEFGTGSDPELGGALAETFLEVFHEREAFGIITTHYANLKMMANETPEIVNANMLFDARTLEPLFKLHMGEAGSSFTFEVAQKNGIPYSLINRSKKKVERGKIRFDKSIANLQKERSKLSKTTTALKAKEQQAAKEKEQLAEINEKVQSKLESYQELYDSNQRMIYLGTKLDNISSKFFKDKKKKELIAEFLKIVQIENSKRKKQSAKQAKAEKAKELAVKKEAEKHVKVIREKKKEAKKVAPAPVKPKVILKEGDRVRMQDGKAVGSIDSIEKGKATVNYGMFTTNVSLDQLELVQRENKNK; translated from the coding sequence ATGATACATATTACACAAAAAACACTTGAAGATTTAGAGTTTGATACTGTATGCAGCCATTTATCTGAACGCTGTACGACTGAAAAAGGAAAAGCTAAGGCTCTAGCTATAAAACCATATCCCTCTCCTAAGGACGTATTATTTGGGCTTCATCAAACAAACGAATATCTCTCTTCCCGCACGGCAGAAACGCCTATACCTAATCATGGTTTTGACACCATTGATCAAGAAATCAAATATCTAGATATTGAAGATTACACCTTAGAAAAAGGAAGCTTTAAGAAACTTGCTAGCATTTCTGAAACGGTTAATATTCAGCTCAAATATTTTAAAAAGTTCGAAGAGCAATTTCCTACATTACAAGAAACTGTTTCTCAAACACCTTACACTAAGGAAATCATAGAGGCTGTACATCGAGTAATTGATAAGTATGGCGAAGTACGGGATGACGCGTCTCCCACTTTACAAACAGTGAGAAGAGCAATTAATCAAACAAAAGGTCGTATTAATTCTAGTTTTGCGAGCGCCTTGGGACAATATGCAAGTTATGGCTATTTAGATGACATAAGAGAATCTATTGTAGATAACGTACGTGTGCTTGCTGTTACAGCAATGCATAGACGCAAAGTAAAGGGTTCTATCATGGGGAGCTCAAAAACGGGAAGTATAACTTACATCCAGCCAGAAGCAACACTCCAAGCACAACGAGAATTAAATAATCTTATTTTTGAAGAAGATGAAGAGGTAAAGCGTATTTTAAAGGAACTTACGGCACGTATGCGCCCGCATATTGAACTTTTTAAAGAATATCAAGAGCTTTTGAGTGATATTGATGTGATTGCTGCAAAAATGAAATATGCAGAGGCCATGGATGCTCTATTGCCAAAAATTACTACAGATCGAGAGCTTACACTTAAAGATGCTTATCACCCACTTTTATATCTGAGTAATAAGGCTAAAAAAGAAAAAACGTATCCACAAGATATACATTTAGATCAAGAGAGTAGAATTATAGTCATATCTGGACCCAATGCTGGTGGTAAAAGTATCACACTTAAAACTGTGGGTTTATTACAGGTAATGCTTCAAAGCGGTATGCTTATACCAGTACATGAATACTCACGTGTTTGTTTATTTAATAAAGTACTTACTGATATAGGAGATAACCAGAGTATAGAAAACCATTTAAGTACCTACAGCTATCGACTTAAGAATATGAACTATTTCTTAAAAAAGTGCGATCGCAATTCGTTAATTCTTATTGATGAATTTGGTACTGGATCAGATCCAGAGCTTGGGGGAGCGCTAGCTGAGACATTTCTTGAGGTCTTTCACGAGCGAGAAGCTTTTGGTATCATTACTACCCACTACGCAAATCTTAAAATGATGGCAAATGAAACGCCAGAAATCGTTAATGCAAACATGCTTTTTGATGCGCGTACCCTAGAACCATTATTTAAATTACATATGGGTGAAGCTGGAAGTTCTTTTACATTTGAGGTCGCTCAAAAAAACGGCATCCCCTACTCGCTTATTAACCGATCAAAAAAGAAAGTAGAACGAGGGAAAATACGCTTTGACAAGAGTATTGCCAACCTACAAAAAGAACGTAGTAAACTTAGTAAAACTACTACTGCGCTTAAAGCGAAAGAGCAACAAGCTGCTAAAGAAAAAGAACAGCTTGCTGAGATTAACGAAAAAGTCCAAAGCAAACTAGAAAGCTACCAAGAGTTATATGATAGTAACCAGCGTATGATTTACCTAGGAACTAAGCTGGACAATATAAGTTCTAAGTTTTTCAAAGACAAAAAGAAAAAAGAACTCATTGCTGAGTTTTTAAAGATTGTCCAGATTGAAAATAGTAAACGGAAAAAACAATCTGCAAAACAAGCAAAAGCCGAAAAAGCAAAGGAACTCGCAGTAAAAAAAGAGGCCGAAAAGCACGTAAAAGTCATACGGGAGAAGAAAAAAGAAGCAAAAAAAGTGGCGCCAGCACCCGTGAAACCTAAAGTAATTTTGAAAGAAGGCGACCGTGTTAGAATGCAGGATGGGAAGGCTGTAGGAAGTATTGATAGTATAGAAAAAGGAAAGGCAACTGTTAATTACGGCATGTTTACGACTAATGTATCTCTAGATCAACTAGAGCTAGTGCAACGCGAAAACAAGAATAAATAA
- a CDS encoding thiol-disulfide oxidoreductase DCC family protein, whose translation MNKIDISAHKIILFDGVCNLCNGAITFVIQRDKADLFRYAPLQSDIGKELALKHEIDQDNVDSIILIANGSAFTKSTAALKIAKHLKGGWPLLSIFLIIPKFIRDGVYDFIARNRYRWFGKMNACMIPTPELKSKFLDYDNP comes from the coding sequence ATGAACAAAATTGATATCTCAGCACATAAGATTATCCTTTTTGATGGCGTCTGTAATTTATGCAATGGCGCAATTACATTTGTCATACAAAGAGACAAAGCTGATCTGTTTCGTTATGCACCGCTTCAAAGCGATATTGGAAAAGAGCTCGCTCTCAAACATGAGATTGACCAAGATAATGTAGACTCCATTATTTTAATAGCAAATGGAAGTGCTTTTACAAAAAGTACAGCTGCCTTGAAAATTGCAAAGCATCTAAAAGGTGGTTGGCCTTTACTTAGCATATTTTTAATTATTCCAAAATTTATTAGAGATGGGGTGTATGACTTTATCGCGCGCAATCGCTATAGGTGGTTCGGCAAAATGAATGCCTGTATGATCCCTACGCCTGAATTGAAGTCTAAATTTTTGGATTATGACAATCCCTAA
- a CDS encoding DUF4139 domain-containing protein — protein sequence MIKTLHLLLLFSLYSLAATTTSFAFAKANYPYPPKTTASSISKVTVFLRGAQIERKATLKVQPGTNSIVLDNLSSDIDENSIQVSGLGSSSILSINFGINYLTEHLNLNKIDSLQTAMQSLQTQVLKLENVQSGLRKEEEVLSTNQKLGSDKTATDLTNIKTLSNYYRNRITEIRNELLDIELKKQLLQRNVANIKKQFQEFNVTEEKSKGQITLKLSSKTAQTLDLHIKYQVNEAGWYPEYDLRTKSTDLPLELSYKAYVYQQTGIQWEDVNLVLSTGDPNTNNLKPVLDTKYLKFVNHYYKNVHKPTKAYNYKYNPNITSISGIVTENGQPLPGANVMVVGTSNGTQTDFDGKYSLRVERGEQLAFSFVGFATKQIPIHASVINTNLEIDSSLEEVIVTAQGIKREKKALGYAVSTIKSESLSNQLIRGTSSINKETATGDIKTEGITNTTFEIKEKYTIESDGDVTVMEIDHFTVPATYEYYLAPIINENVFLTATIKDWVRYSLLPGDANIYFNGSFSGKTFINPLETTEELSVSLGVDPNIIVKRKQLDNFKSTSFIGSQRMVHMAYSITLKNNKSKAITLLMEDRIPISQNKEIKIDEIVTGDGIYSKETGIIKWNLTVAPSNSIIKNISYEVKYNKDKKINL from the coding sequence ATGATAAAAACGCTACACCTTCTACTACTATTTTCACTGTATAGCCTGGCTGCTACTACAACCTCTTTTGCTTTCGCGAAAGCGAACTATCCCTACCCTCCTAAAACTACGGCCTCTTCTATTTCAAAAGTAACTGTATTTCTACGAGGTGCTCAAATTGAAAGGAAGGCGACCTTAAAGGTTCAACCTGGTACAAACAGTATTGTTTTAGATAATTTATCTAGTGATATTGACGAGAATAGTATTCAAGTATCTGGACTAGGTAGTTCCTCTATATTATCTATTAATTTTGGAATAAACTACCTTACAGAGCACTTAAACCTTAACAAAATAGACAGTCTACAAACTGCTATGCAAAGTCTTCAAACGCAAGTTTTAAAACTAGAAAATGTACAATCTGGTTTGAGAAAGGAGGAGGAAGTACTTAGTACAAACCAAAAACTTGGGTCTGACAAGACGGCTACAGATCTCACTAATATAAAAACACTTTCTAATTACTATAGAAATAGAATCACAGAAATTAGAAATGAGTTATTAGACATAGAACTGAAAAAGCAGTTGCTTCAAAGAAATGTTGCTAATATCAAAAAACAATTCCAAGAGTTTAATGTTACTGAAGAAAAGAGCAAAGGACAAATTACATTAAAGCTTAGTAGTAAAACAGCACAAACGCTGGATTTGCACATTAAATATCAGGTGAATGAAGCTGGTTGGTACCCAGAATATGATTTAAGAACTAAAAGTACTGATTTGCCACTTGAATTATCTTATAAAGCCTACGTATACCAACAAACTGGTATACAATGGGAAGACGTAAATTTAGTGCTATCTACAGGTGATCCCAATACAAATAATCTTAAACCTGTTTTAGATACAAAGTATCTTAAGTTTGTAAATCATTATTATAAGAATGTTCATAAACCTACCAAAGCTTACAATTATAAATACAATCCTAACATTACATCCATCTCTGGTATTGTGACTGAAAATGGACAACCTTTACCGGGAGCTAATGTTATGGTTGTAGGAACATCTAACGGTACGCAAACGGATTTTGATGGTAAATATAGTTTACGTGTAGAACGGGGAGAACAACTAGCTTTCTCTTTTGTAGGTTTTGCCACTAAACAAATACCAATTCATGCAAGTGTTATTAATACAAACCTTGAAATTGATAGTTCATTAGAAGAAGTCATAGTAACTGCTCAAGGAATTAAAAGAGAAAAAAAAGCTTTGGGATATGCGGTAAGTACTATCAAATCGGAATCCTTATCAAATCAGTTAATTAGAGGAACTTCAAGTATAAATAAAGAAACTGCCACTGGAGATATAAAAACAGAAGGGATCACTAACACAACATTTGAAATTAAAGAGAAATATACAATTGAAAGTGATGGAGATGTGACAGTGATGGAAATAGATCACTTTACAGTACCTGCTACTTATGAATATTATTTGGCACCTATCATCAATGAAAATGTATTTCTTACGGCGACTATTAAAGATTGGGTAAGGTATAGCTTATTACCTGGTGATGCTAATATCTATTTTAATGGTAGCTTTTCTGGTAAAACATTTATTAATCCTTTAGAGACTACAGAAGAGCTTTCTGTTTCACTTGGTGTAGACCCTAATATTATTGTTAAGCGTAAACAATTAGATAATTTTAAATCTACGTCGTTTATAGGTTCGCAGCGTATGGTACATATGGCTTATTCGATAACGCTTAAGAATAATAAAAGCAAAGCGATTACACTTCTCATGGAAGATCGTATACCTATCTCCCAAAATAAAGAGATCAAGATCGATGAGATAGTTACAGGAGATGGAATATATAGCAAAGAAACAGGTATAATTAAATGGAACCTTACGGTTGCACCTTCTAATTCCATCATAAAAAATATTAGTTACGAGGTTAAATACAATAAGGATAAAAAAATAAATTTGTGA
- a CDS encoding lipopolysaccharide biosynthesis protein → MTTYTGFALGAINTLFLFVNFMEDTYYGLVSFILSTAFILVPFLAFGVHNTLVKFYSSFKNADQDQFLWYMLLLPLVIIVPATFITLFLLDQIASFLSTKNEIVGNYVWYIFSIAVATAYFEVFYAWSKVQLKSTFGNFLKEVFHRLGVTVLLILLAFSSITVDIFIILLVGIYVLRTLVMALYALRLRMPAAIVSRKRSHISHFKKDRVKIIKYSALIIIAGSVATLLIDIDKFMIGKFIEIEKVAYYSVAIYIATVIGVPARAMHQITYPMVASMLNNKEQVAMRNLYKKSSLTLLIISGLLLLLIVCNIKSLYLMLGPAYATGLYVVILISASKLFDNSLGVNNAIVFYSDYYRIVLVIGVVAVIVAIILNLLLIPLMGMNGAGIATLIATVGYSAAKLLVVQLKFKMQPFTKASASALLLIGLLFLLFYFWDFNFHPLISIAVKSTILSLLYAVTVYKLQLSEDITKMMDKVLNAFAKA, encoded by the coding sequence ATGACAACCTATACTGGGTTTGCGTTAGGTGCGATTAATACACTGTTTCTCTTTGTAAACTTCATGGAGGATACCTATTATGGACTTGTAAGTTTTATTTTATCTACCGCCTTTATCCTTGTTCCATTTCTGGCATTTGGCGTGCATAATACCTTAGTAAAATTTTATTCCTCTTTTAAAAATGCAGATCAAGATCAGTTTTTGTGGTATATGTTACTATTACCGCTAGTTATAATAGTACCTGCGACTTTTATAACCCTGTTCCTGCTTGATCAGATTGCTTCGTTTCTATCAACGAAAAATGAAATTGTAGGTAATTATGTGTGGTATATATTCAGTATTGCTGTTGCAACAGCCTACTTTGAGGTTTTTTATGCCTGGTCAAAAGTCCAACTCAAAAGCACGTTTGGTAATTTTTTGAAAGAAGTGTTTCATCGATTAGGCGTCACGGTGTTATTAATTTTACTTGCTTTTTCCAGCATTACGGTAGATATATTCATCATTTTATTGGTTGGAATTTATGTTTTACGTACACTGGTGATGGCTCTATATGCACTGAGGTTACGTATGCCTGCTGCTATCGTTTCGCGAAAGCGCTCTCATATTTCACATTTTAAGAAAGATCGTGTAAAAATTATCAAATATTCGGCGCTTATTATTATAGCCGGATCTGTGGCCACATTGCTTATTGATATCGATAAATTCATGATTGGGAAGTTTATAGAGATTGAGAAAGTTGCTTACTATTCCGTTGCCATATATATTGCTACTGTGATAGGTGTTCCTGCCAGGGCTATGCACCAAATAACCTATCCTATGGTGGCCAGTATGCTTAACAATAAGGAGCAAGTGGCTATGCGCAATCTTTACAAAAAAAGCAGTCTCACATTACTCATCATTTCTGGCTTATTGTTACTCTTAATTGTTTGTAATATCAAGAGCTTATACCTCATGCTCGGCCCAGCCTATGCAACCGGCTTGTATGTGGTAATTTTAATAAGTGCGTCAAAGTTATTTGACAATAGTCTAGGCGTTAACAACGCCATAGTTTTTTACAGTGATTACTATAGAATTGTTTTGGTTATTGGAGTTGTGGCAGTTATAGTAGCTATTATTCTCAATTTACTTCTAATTCCATTAATGGGAATGAATGGTGCGGGAATTGCCACGCTTATCGCTACGGTAGGTTATTCTGCGGCTAAATTATTGGTTGTTCAGCTTAAATTTAAAATGCAACCATTTACTAAAGCTTCGGCGAGTGCTTTACTGCTTATTGGGTTGCTTTTTTTACTATTTTACTTTTGGGATTTTAATTTCCATCCGCTCATATCCATTGCGGTAAAAAGTACCATACTATCACTGCTTTATGCGGTCACCGTTTATAAGCTTCAACTTTCAGAAGATATAACTAAAATGATGGACAAGGTTTTGAACGCTTTCGCGAAAGCGTAA